The following proteins are encoded in a genomic region of Entelurus aequoreus isolate RoL-2023_Sb linkage group LG01, RoL_Eaeq_v1.1, whole genome shotgun sequence:
- the LOC133660604 gene encoding syntaxin-16-like isoform X1 has protein sequence MATRRLTDAFLLLRNNAIQNRQILAEQVSTNDPRLSTRSNAAFADDRMALVSGISLDPEAAIGVTKKLPPKWIEGIDEIHYEISRVRQKMKDLALLHDKHMNRPTLDDSSEEEHAIEITTQEITQMFHRCQRAVTGLQSRCGHCTEQEERLLRNVVSSLAQSLQDLSTTFRHTQSSYLKRMKNREERSKHFFDSGPLMEEDEELAVYDKGFTDDQLMLVEQNTVMVEEREREIRQIVQSISDLNEIFRDLASMVVEQGTVLDRIDFNVEQACVKTDDGLKQLQKAEQYQKKNRKMLVILILFVIVIILIIILFSTKF, from the exons ATGGCCACTCGGCGTCTGACAGATGCATTCTTGTTATTGCGGAACAATGCAATCCAAAACCGGCAGATATTGGCTGAGCAAGTGAGTACAAACGACCCCCGTCTGAGTACACGTAGCAATGCTGCG tttgcTGATGATCGGATGGCGCTGGTGTCAGGAATCAGTCTAGATCCTGAAGCAGCCATCGGCGTCACCAAGAAACTGCCTCCTAAATGGATAGAGGGCATCGATGAG ATCCACTATGAAATCTCACGGGTTCGACAGAAAATGAAGGACCTGGCTCTGCTTCATGACAAGCACATGAATCGTCCCACCTTGGATGACAGCAGTGAAGAAGAGCACGCCATAGAAATCACCACCCAGGAGATCACACAG ATGTTCCATCGATGCCAGAGAGCCGTCACTGGCTTGCAGTCCCGCTGTGGCCACTGCACCGAGCAGGAGGAGAGACTATTGAGAAACGTGGTCTCATCTCTGGCACAAAGTCTGCAGGACCTGTCCACCACTTTCAGACACACACAGTCCAGCTACTTAAAAC GAATGAAGAATCGTGAGGAGCGATCAAAGCACTTTTTTGACTCAGGGCCGCTAATGGAAGAAGACGAAGAGCTAGCTGTGTATGACAAG GGCTTTACAGATGACCAACTGATGTTGGTGGAGCAGAATACAGTCATGGTTGAAGAACGAGAGCGAGAGATCAGACAAATAGTTCAGTCCATCTCTGATCTGAATGAGATTTTCCGGGACTTGGCCAGCATGGTGGTGGAGCAG GGCACCGTCCTTGACAGAATCGACTTCAACGTGGAGCAAGCGTGCGTCAAAACAGACGATGGCCTAAAACAGTTACAAAAG GCCGAGCAGTACCAGAAGAAAAACCGGAAGATGCTGGTCATTTTGATCCtatttgtcatagtcatcattcTAATAATTATTCTCTTTTCAACCAAGTTTTAA
- the LOC133660604 gene encoding syntaxin-16-like isoform X3 — MALVSGISLDPEAAIGVTKKLPPKWIEGIDEIHYEISRVRQKMKDLALLHDKHMNRPTLDDSSEEEHAIEITTQEITQMFHRCQRAVTGLQSRCGHCTEQEERLLRNVVSSLAQSLQDLSTTFRHTQSSYLKRMKNREERSKHFFDSGPLMEEDEELAVYDKGFTDDQLMLVEQNTVMVEEREREIRQIVQSISDLNEIFRDLASMVVEQGTVLDRIDFNVEQACVKTDDGLKQLQKAEQYQKKNRKMLVILILFVIVIILIIILFSTKF; from the exons ATGGCGCTGGTGTCAGGAATCAGTCTAGATCCTGAAGCAGCCATCGGCGTCACCAAGAAACTGCCTCCTAAATGGATAGAGGGCATCGATGAG ATCCACTATGAAATCTCACGGGTTCGACAGAAAATGAAGGACCTGGCTCTGCTTCATGACAAGCACATGAATCGTCCCACCTTGGATGACAGCAGTGAAGAAGAGCACGCCATAGAAATCACCACCCAGGAGATCACACAG ATGTTCCATCGATGCCAGAGAGCCGTCACTGGCTTGCAGTCCCGCTGTGGCCACTGCACCGAGCAGGAGGAGAGACTATTGAGAAACGTGGTCTCATCTCTGGCACAAAGTCTGCAGGACCTGTCCACCACTTTCAGACACACACAGTCCAGCTACTTAAAAC GAATGAAGAATCGTGAGGAGCGATCAAAGCACTTTTTTGACTCAGGGCCGCTAATGGAAGAAGACGAAGAGCTAGCTGTGTATGACAAG GGCTTTACAGATGACCAACTGATGTTGGTGGAGCAGAATACAGTCATGGTTGAAGAACGAGAGCGAGAGATCAGACAAATAGTTCAGTCCATCTCTGATCTGAATGAGATTTTCCGGGACTTGGCCAGCATGGTGGTGGAGCAG GGCACCGTCCTTGACAGAATCGACTTCAACGTGGAGCAAGCGTGCGTCAAAACAGACGATGGCCTAAAACAGTTACAAAAG GCCGAGCAGTACCAGAAGAAAAACCGGAAGATGCTGGTCATTTTGATCCtatttgtcatagtcatcattcTAATAATTATTCTCTTTTCAACCAAGTTTTAA
- the LOC133660604 gene encoding syntaxin-16-like isoform X2, translating into MATRRLTDAFLLLRNNAIQNRQILAEQFADDRMALVSGISLDPEAAIGVTKKLPPKWIEGIDEIHYEISRVRQKMKDLALLHDKHMNRPTLDDSSEEEHAIEITTQEITQMFHRCQRAVTGLQSRCGHCTEQEERLLRNVVSSLAQSLQDLSTTFRHTQSSYLKRMKNREERSKHFFDSGPLMEEDEELAVYDKGFTDDQLMLVEQNTVMVEEREREIRQIVQSISDLNEIFRDLASMVVEQGTVLDRIDFNVEQACVKTDDGLKQLQKAEQYQKKNRKMLVILILFVIVIILIIILFSTKF; encoded by the exons ATGGCCACTCGGCGTCTGACAGATGCATTCTTGTTATTGCGGAACAATGCAATCCAAAACCGGCAGATATTGGCTGAGCAA tttgcTGATGATCGGATGGCGCTGGTGTCAGGAATCAGTCTAGATCCTGAAGCAGCCATCGGCGTCACCAAGAAACTGCCTCCTAAATGGATAGAGGGCATCGATGAG ATCCACTATGAAATCTCACGGGTTCGACAGAAAATGAAGGACCTGGCTCTGCTTCATGACAAGCACATGAATCGTCCCACCTTGGATGACAGCAGTGAAGAAGAGCACGCCATAGAAATCACCACCCAGGAGATCACACAG ATGTTCCATCGATGCCAGAGAGCCGTCACTGGCTTGCAGTCCCGCTGTGGCCACTGCACCGAGCAGGAGGAGAGACTATTGAGAAACGTGGTCTCATCTCTGGCACAAAGTCTGCAGGACCTGTCCACCACTTTCAGACACACACAGTCCAGCTACTTAAAAC GAATGAAGAATCGTGAGGAGCGATCAAAGCACTTTTTTGACTCAGGGCCGCTAATGGAAGAAGACGAAGAGCTAGCTGTGTATGACAAG GGCTTTACAGATGACCAACTGATGTTGGTGGAGCAGAATACAGTCATGGTTGAAGAACGAGAGCGAGAGATCAGACAAATAGTTCAGTCCATCTCTGATCTGAATGAGATTTTCCGGGACTTGGCCAGCATGGTGGTGGAGCAG GGCACCGTCCTTGACAGAATCGACTTCAACGTGGAGCAAGCGTGCGTCAAAACAGACGATGGCCTAAAACAGTTACAAAAG GCCGAGCAGTACCAGAAGAAAAACCGGAAGATGCTGGTCATTTTGATCCtatttgtcatagtcatcattcTAATAATTATTCTCTTTTCAACCAAGTTTTAA